One window of the Streptomyces asoensis genome contains the following:
- a CDS encoding alkaline phosphatase family protein — MAELTRRRLLGSTAGALGAAAALSLLPPSVQKAVAAGPSRRGSLADVEHVVLLMQENRSFDHYFGTLSGVRGFADPDALTLETGRSVFYQPDAENPAGYLLPFHLDTHTSSAQAIPSTSHAWSVQHEAWNGGRMDRWLSAHRTADGDNAPYVMGYHTREDIPFQFALAETFTVCDHYFCSVLGPTWPNRLMWMTGTIDPDGAQGGPAVRNSAPTPFSWTTYAERLQAAGVDWKVYQQEDDYGCNLLEQFDTFRNARPGSELYERGVRPQPEGTFEDDARADRLPTVSWLVPPGHQSEHPDYLPAAGADFVASKLEAIAANPEVWRKTAFILNYDENDGLFDHVPPPTPPVGTPGEFVGGLPIGGGFRVPAIVVSPWTVGGWVATESFDHTSTLRFLERLTGVMEPNISDWRRSAFGDLTSAFRFASTSPLAPTLPDDTAEQLLKAKEEVATLPKPTLPGAEQSFPFQETGPRPQL; from the coding sequence ATGGCCGAGTTGACCCGTCGCAGACTTCTGGGCTCGACCGCGGGCGCGCTGGGCGCCGCCGCAGCTCTCTCCCTCCTCCCGCCGAGCGTGCAGAAGGCCGTCGCGGCCGGACCGTCCCGCCGTGGCTCACTCGCCGATGTCGAACACGTCGTCCTGTTGATGCAGGAGAACCGCTCCTTCGACCACTACTTCGGCACCCTGTCCGGTGTGCGCGGCTTCGCCGACCCCGACGCGCTCACCCTCGAGACCGGCCGTTCCGTCTTCTACCAGCCCGACGCCGAGAACCCCGCGGGCTACCTGCTGCCCTTCCACCTAGACACCCATACCTCCAGCGCCCAGGCCATCCCGTCCACGAGCCACGCCTGGTCGGTGCAGCACGAGGCGTGGAACGGCGGCCGGATGGACCGCTGGCTGTCTGCCCACCGCACGGCCGACGGCGACAACGCCCCCTACGTCATGGGCTACCACACCCGCGAGGACATTCCGTTCCAGTTCGCCCTCGCCGAGACCTTCACCGTCTGCGACCACTACTTCTGCTCGGTCCTCGGCCCGACCTGGCCGAACCGCCTGATGTGGATGACCGGCACCATCGACCCCGACGGCGCCCAGGGCGGGCCCGCCGTCCGCAACTCCGCCCCGACGCCGTTCAGCTGGACGACCTACGCCGAGCGGCTCCAGGCGGCCGGGGTCGACTGGAAGGTGTACCAGCAGGAGGACGACTACGGCTGCAACCTGCTGGAGCAGTTCGACACGTTCAGGAACGCGCGACCGGGCTCCGAGCTGTACGAGCGGGGCGTCCGGCCGCAGCCGGAGGGCACCTTCGAGGACGACGCCCGGGCCGACCGGCTGCCGACCGTGTCCTGGCTGGTGCCACCGGGGCACCAGTCGGAGCACCCCGACTACCTGCCGGCGGCCGGCGCGGACTTCGTCGCCTCCAAGCTCGAGGCCATCGCGGCCAACCCCGAGGTCTGGCGCAAGACCGCGTTCATCCTCAACTACGACGAGAACGACGGCCTGTTCGACCATGTGCCGCCGCCGACCCCGCCCGTGGGCACGCCCGGCGAGTTCGTCGGCGGGCTGCCGATCGGCGGCGGCTTCCGGGTCCCCGCCATCGTCGTCTCGCCCTGGACCGTGGGCGGCTGGGTGGCCACGGAGTCCTTCGACCACACCTCGACCCTGCGGTTCCTGGAGAGACTTACGGGGGTCATGGAACCCAACATCAGCGACTGGCGGCGCAGCGCCTTCGGTGACCTCACCTCCGCCTTCCGCTTCGCGTCCACCAGTCCGCTCGCGCCGACGCTGCCCGACGACACGGCGGAGCAGCTGCTGAAGGCGAAGGAGGAGGTCGCCACCCTGCCCAAGCCCACGCTGCCGGGCGCCGAGCAGTCGTTCCCGTTCCAGGAGACGGGCCCCAGGCCGCAACTCTGA
- a CDS encoding cupin domain-containing protein, with the protein MNRSSPVEARPTAEPVPTLLADGLLTERLALAAPENTRVVVADYEIPPGHSLPWHYHEGRVVAVVTAGVLTRTLADGSECVTPTGGCIVEPVGPRGVHMAENREPEPLRICALFFLPQGSPLSTRAEPPARVAYR; encoded by the coding sequence GTGAACCGATCGTCGCCCGTCGAGGCCCGCCCCACCGCCGAACCCGTACCGACCCTGCTCGCCGACGGTCTGCTCACCGAACGGCTCGCCCTGGCCGCACCGGAGAACACCAGGGTCGTGGTCGCCGACTACGAGATCCCGCCGGGCCACTCGCTGCCCTGGCACTACCACGAGGGCCGGGTCGTCGCCGTGGTGACTGCGGGCGTCCTGACCCGGACCCTGGCGGACGGATCCGAGTGCGTGACACCCACCGGCGGATGCATCGTCGAACCGGTGGGGCCGCGGGGCGTGCACATGGCGGAGAACCGGGAGCCGGAACCGCTGCGCATCTGCGCCCTGTTCTTCCTTCCGCAGGGCAGTCCGCTGTCTACGCGCGCAGAACCGCCCGCCCGGGTCGCGTACCGCTGA
- a CDS encoding DUF1996 domain-containing protein has protein sequence MGVNVYASATEDGSDGNSGQGGNSAVTIDCPDVGDKLTTVPDQASAEVDGELAQLDEQIAAAYRQLQESAESVRQDADFADNAVMNPLKEKRGATIQRIAEAIDRAGDRPEGLEDLAACTLRANDDQADEGADGNGDENQNGDQAGDDQNGGGDQQGDEGQQGNGGQAGNGPVAADYADINAVQPTQQTPDPSSGPSRGTFATSCGVNANGLFNSDNVIVAPGVTNGAHHFHDYVGNQSNDAFASDDDLANADTSCVDQGDKSTYYWPVLRLQNGNQEQDAQKPGGGIEGNAGEIVTPKEVTLTFVGNPREKVTAMPRLLRVITGDAKAFVNGTANANASWSCTGFEDRQLKDKYPICPSGSDVVRTFRFQSCWDGSNIDSANHRTHVAFAAADGTCPNGFKAVPQLVQRIVYDVDAPSLQDGGKTTPLFAVDSFPEQLHKPVTDHGDFINVFDEDLMGEMVDCINDGRTCGAGTDPGSDDGAGNGDGNNGGNNGGAGNGDDNGGVGNGDDNGSGDDGNAGNGNGNAGNGDDNGSDEGTQEPSQAPEAPATTEPADNTEPDAGDNGSGGAAVTTDPRVYTKPSAKAATSAPAAGSGGEIGSPATAAPAATPEQSQTPAGTGADTTIPGGTEPQAVQGGLAETGANLWPAAAGGLLVIAGFGVLFRNARRKY, from the coding sequence ATGGGGGTGAACGTCTATGCCTCGGCCACCGAAGACGGCTCCGACGGCAACTCCGGACAGGGCGGCAACAGCGCCGTCACCATCGACTGCCCGGACGTCGGCGACAAACTGACCACCGTCCCGGACCAGGCCTCGGCCGAGGTCGACGGCGAACTCGCCCAGCTGGACGAGCAGATCGCCGCCGCCTACCGCCAACTCCAGGAGTCGGCGGAGTCGGTGCGACAGGACGCCGACTTCGCCGACAACGCGGTCATGAACCCGTTGAAGGAGAAGCGCGGCGCGACGATCCAGCGCATCGCGGAGGCCATCGACCGGGCCGGTGACCGCCCCGAGGGCCTGGAGGACCTCGCCGCCTGCACCCTGCGCGCCAACGACGACCAGGCCGACGAAGGCGCCGACGGCAACGGCGACGAGAACCAGAACGGCGACCAGGCGGGCGACGACCAGAACGGCGGCGGCGACCAGCAGGGCGACGAGGGTCAGCAGGGCAACGGCGGTCAGGCCGGAAACGGCCCCGTCGCCGCGGACTACGCCGACATCAACGCCGTCCAGCCGACGCAGCAGACCCCGGATCCCAGCTCCGGCCCCTCCCGCGGCACCTTCGCCACCAGCTGCGGAGTGAACGCGAACGGCTTGTTCAACTCCGACAACGTGATCGTCGCCCCGGGCGTCACCAACGGCGCCCACCACTTCCACGACTACGTCGGCAACCAGTCCAACGACGCCTTCGCCTCCGACGACGACCTGGCGAACGCCGACACGAGCTGCGTCGACCAGGGCGACAAGTCCACCTACTACTGGCCCGTGCTGCGCCTTCAGAACGGCAACCAGGAGCAGGACGCGCAGAAGCCCGGCGGTGGCATCGAGGGCAACGCCGGCGAGATCGTCACGCCCAAGGAGGTCACCCTGACCTTCGTCGGCAACCCGCGTGAGAAGGTCACCGCCATGCCCCGGCTGCTCCGGGTCATCACCGGCGACGCCAAGGCCTTCGTCAACGGCACGGCCAACGCCAACGCGTCCTGGAGCTGCACCGGCTTCGAGGACCGGCAGCTGAAGGACAAGTACCCGATCTGCCCGTCCGGCAGCGACGTGGTGCGCACCTTCCGTTTCCAGAGCTGCTGGGACGGCAGCAACATCGACAGCGCCAACCACCGCACCCACGTGGCCTTCGCCGCCGCCGACGGCACCTGCCCGAACGGCTTCAAGGCCGTTCCGCAGCTGGTGCAGCGCATCGTGTACGACGTCGACGCGCCGAGCCTCCAGGACGGTGGCAAGACCACTCCGTTGTTCGCGGTGGACTCCTTCCCGGAGCAGCTGCACAAGCCGGTGACCGACCACGGCGACTTCATCAACGTCTTCGACGAAGACCTGATGGGCGAGATGGTCGACTGCATCAACGACGGCCGCACCTGCGGCGCCGGCACCGACCCGGGCTCCGACGACGGCGCCGGCAACGGTGACGGCAACAACGGCGGCAACAACGGCGGTGCCGGCAACGGCGACGACAACGGCGGTGTCGGCAACGGCGACGACAACGGTTCCGGCGACGACGGAAACGCCGGAAACGGCAATGGAAACGCCGGCAACGGCGACGACAACGGTTCCGACGAGGGCACGCAGGAGCCGTCGCAGGCCCCCGAGGCGCCCGCGACCACCGAACCCGCCGACAACACCGAGCCCGACGCGGGCGACAACGGTTCCGGTGGCGCCGCCGTGACCACCGACCCCCGCGTCTACACGAAGCCGTCGGCCAAGGCGGCCACCTCGGCGCCCGCCGCCGGTTCGGGCGGCGAGATCGGCTCCCCGGCGACCGCCGCCCCCGCGGCCACGCCCGAGCAGTCGCAGACCCCGGCCGGCACGGGTGCCGACACGACCATCCCGGGCGGGACCGAACCCCAGGCGGTCCAGGGCGGTCTGGCCGAGACCGGCGCCAACCTCTGGCCCGCGGCCGCCGGCGGGCTGCTGGTGATCGCCGGCTTCGGCGTTCTGTTCCGGAACGCACGCCGCAAGTACTGA
- a CDS encoding tetratricopeptide repeat protein codes for MEHTASTQHTEYATSGEYYDLGTHGRSVTTSSAEAQLWFDRGLVWSYAFHHEEAVACFEAAVRADPDCAMAHWGIAYALGPNYNKPWEFFDDQDLARTVARTHDAVELAHRKAEAAATPVERALIGALRARYPQTRPAEDCSVWNEPYADAMRAVHELAPDDLDVAALYADALMNLTPWQLWDLRKGRPAEGARTTEAKAVLDRALADGAAAVHPGVLHFYIHLMEMSPTPEAALQVADRLRGLVPDAGHLQHMPSHLDVLCGDYRRVVTDNTAAIAADEKYRTRSGAMNFYTLYRSHDYHFKIYGAMFLGQYRTALETAERLEASIPEGLLRVQSPPMADWLEAFRTMRFHVLIRFGRWQDVLDVPPPADPVLHSVTTAMRHYARGVALSATGRASEAEAERALFRSAADRVPETRMLFNNTCRDILAIASAMLDGELEYRKGNHDLAFAALERSVELDDRLPYDEPWGWMQPTRHAYGALLLEQGRIEEAEAVYRADLGLDDTLPRPSQHPGNVWSLHGYHECLVRLGKEAEARIVAQQLKFATALADVPVRASCFCRLDTDTGTGTDTGTGTSVTSGCCAMDN; via the coding sequence ATGGAGCACACGGCGTCCACACAGCACACGGAGTACGCGACGTCCGGGGAGTACTACGACCTCGGCACGCACGGCCGGTCCGTGACGACCTCGTCCGCCGAGGCCCAACTGTGGTTCGACCGCGGACTGGTCTGGTCGTACGCCTTCCACCACGAGGAGGCCGTCGCCTGCTTCGAGGCAGCGGTCCGCGCCGACCCCGACTGCGCCATGGCCCACTGGGGCATCGCCTACGCGCTCGGCCCCAACTACAACAAACCCTGGGAGTTCTTCGACGACCAGGACCTCGCACGGACCGTCGCCCGTACGCACGACGCGGTCGAACTCGCCCACCGGAAGGCCGAGGCCGCCGCTACCCCCGTCGAACGGGCCCTGATCGGCGCGCTGCGCGCCCGCTACCCGCAGACCCGCCCCGCCGAGGACTGCTCGGTGTGGAACGAGCCCTACGCCGACGCCATGCGGGCGGTCCACGAACTCGCCCCCGACGACCTCGACGTCGCCGCCCTGTACGCCGACGCCCTGATGAACCTCACCCCCTGGCAGCTGTGGGACCTGCGCAAGGGCCGGCCCGCCGAGGGCGCCCGCACAACGGAGGCGAAGGCGGTGCTCGACCGTGCGCTGGCCGACGGGGCCGCGGCCGTACATCCGGGCGTCCTGCACTTCTACATCCACCTCATGGAGATGTCGCCCACTCCCGAGGCCGCCCTCCAGGTCGCCGACCGGCTGCGCGGCCTGGTGCCCGACGCCGGTCACCTCCAGCACATGCCCTCGCACCTCGACGTGCTGTGCGGCGACTACCGGCGCGTCGTCACGGACAACACCGCCGCGATCGCCGCCGACGAGAAGTACCGGACGCGCTCCGGCGCGATGAACTTCTACACGCTGTACCGCTCGCACGACTACCACTTCAAGATCTACGGCGCGATGTTCCTGGGCCAGTACCGGACCGCGCTGGAGACCGCGGAACGTCTCGAAGCCTCCATCCCGGAGGGGCTGCTGCGGGTGCAGAGCCCGCCCATGGCCGACTGGCTGGAGGCGTTCCGCACCATGCGGTTCCATGTGCTGATCCGCTTCGGCCGCTGGCAGGACGTCCTCGACGTGCCGCCGCCCGCCGACCCGGTCCTGCACAGCGTGACCACCGCGATGCGCCACTACGCCCGCGGTGTCGCGCTCTCCGCCACCGGCCGGGCCTCCGAGGCCGAGGCCGAGCGCGCCCTGTTCCGCTCGGCGGCCGACCGGGTGCCCGAGACCCGGATGCTGTTCAACAACACCTGCCGGGACATCCTCGCGATCGCGTCCGCGATGCTCGACGGCGAACTGGAGTACCGCAAGGGCAACCACGACCTCGCCTTCGCCGCCCTGGAGCGGTCCGTCGAACTGGACGACCGCCTCCCCTACGACGAACCCTGGGGCTGGATGCAGCCCACCCGGCACGCGTACGGCGCCCTGCTGCTGGAGCAGGGGCGGATCGAGGAGGCCGAGGCGGTCTACCGCGCGGACCTCGGACTGGACGACACACTGCCCCGCCCGTCCCAGCACCCCGGCAACGTGTGGTCCCTGCACGGCTACCACGAGTGCCTGGTCCGGCTGGGCAAGGAGGCCGAGGCGCGGATCGTGGCCCAGCAGCTGAAGTTCGCCACCGCCCTGGCCGACGTACCCGTCCGGGCGTCCTGCTTCTGCCGTCTCGACACCGACACGGGCACCGGCACGGACACCGGCACCGGGACCTCGGTCACATCCGGGTGCTGCGCCATGGACAATTGA
- a CDS encoding diacylglycerol/lipid kinase family protein, whose amino-acid sequence MNETRGKKWSLPHIGPAQRDAVARARGWARLALVLVAACVAVVMAGAGSGGWLVLFIGFVLLALAGAGVWWMLAHRGGARLLGGLVAVTAPVGVVVMYALSGLWPVAVGALALWAGALASARASLRSVRRPKGMHGRKTPPPRRPVLIMNVRSGGGKVVKHGLVERAEALGARVVVLGADDAYTDPAAEARQAIAEGADLLGVAGGDGTQALVAAVAAEHDVPFLVIAAGTRNHFAMDLGLDRTDPTRSLDALTNGVELRVDLGDVGGRAFVNTVSFGAYAEIVQSPDYRDAKAATALDHLPDLLQGEAGPTLDVQTDDTHVHAPQALLVSNNAYARADPLGGGRRPRLDAGLLGVIGVRVEGAAQAAELALLGERAGSITSVTSRRVVVEADRERIAVAVDGEALELATPVVCTVRPAALRVRVPRHRPGAAYAPPTVDWRRIVRLALGHPDPRTIKEAYDV is encoded by the coding sequence GTGAACGAGACACGTGGGAAGAAATGGTCGCTGCCGCACATCGGCCCGGCGCAGCGGGACGCCGTCGCCCGCGCGCGGGGCTGGGCGCGGCTCGCCCTGGTGCTGGTCGCCGCCTGTGTCGCGGTGGTGATGGCGGGTGCGGGATCCGGCGGCTGGCTGGTTCTGTTCATCGGGTTCGTCCTCCTCGCGCTGGCGGGGGCGGGCGTGTGGTGGATGCTGGCGCACCGGGGCGGAGCCCGGCTGCTCGGGGGGCTGGTGGCCGTCACCGCCCCGGTCGGCGTGGTGGTGATGTACGCCTTGTCCGGCCTGTGGCCGGTGGCGGTGGGCGCGCTCGCGCTGTGGGCGGGGGCCCTGGCCTCGGCGCGGGCCTCGCTGCGCAGCGTGCGCCGTCCCAAGGGCATGCACGGCCGGAAGACCCCGCCGCCGCGCCGACCGGTCCTGATCATGAACGTGCGCTCGGGCGGCGGCAAGGTCGTCAAGCACGGCCTCGTCGAGCGTGCCGAGGCGCTCGGCGCCCGGGTGGTCGTGCTCGGCGCCGACGACGCCTACACCGACCCGGCGGCGGAGGCCCGACAGGCCATCGCCGAGGGCGCGGACCTGCTCGGTGTCGCGGGCGGTGACGGCACCCAGGCACTGGTCGCGGCCGTCGCCGCCGAACACGACGTGCCCTTCCTGGTGATCGCCGCCGGCACCCGCAACCACTTCGCCATGGACCTCGGCCTCGACCGCACCGACCCCACGCGCAGCCTCGACGCCCTCACCAACGGCGTCGAACTCCGCGTGGACCTCGGGGACGTCGGCGGACGGGCCTTCGTCAACACCGTCTCGTTCGGGGCGTACGCGGAGATAGTGCAGAGCCCCGACTACCGCGACGCCAAGGCCGCCACCGCACTCGACCATCTGCCCGACCTGCTTCAGGGCGAGGCCGGCCCGACCCTGGACGTCCAGACGGACGACACCCATGTGCACGCGCCGCAGGCCCTCCTGGTCAGCAACAACGCCTACGCCCGCGCCGACCCGCTCGGCGGCGGACGCCGGCCCCGGCTGGACGCCGGACTGCTCGGGGTGATCGGCGTCCGGGTGGAGGGCGCGGCCCAGGCCGCCGAACTCGCGCTGCTCGGCGAGCGCGCGGGCAGCATCACCTCGGTGACGTCCCGGCGCGTCGTCGTCGAGGCGGACCGCGAGCGCATCGCGGTGGCCGTCGACGGCGAGGCACTCGAACTGGCCACCCCCGTCGTGTGCACGGTACGGCCCGCCGCACTGCGGGTCCGGGTGCCCCGGCACCGCCCGGGCGCGGCCTACGCGCCCCCCACGGTCGACTGGCGGCGCATCGTCCGCCTCGCGCTCGGCCATCCCGACCCTCGCACGATCAAGGAGGCCTACGATGTCTGA
- a CDS encoding phosphatase PAP2 family protein yields the protein MSDRLPKLPTSHLVRDLATMDQALYETVSVTRTPTLDSALRRLSAAADHSKLSFAVAAALALRGGRPRRAAALGVAAIGVASATANLLGKQLVRRPRPHRAEDSPFPGRHVPMPHSASFPSGHTASAVAFAAAVGPTLPVSAVPLGLLACAVGYSRVHTGVHYPGDVVAGALLGTGSAALVLALTARKDA from the coding sequence ATGTCTGACCGTCTGCCGAAGCTCCCCACCTCGCATCTGGTCCGTGACCTCGCGACCATGGACCAGGCCCTGTACGAGACGGTCAGTGTGACCAGAACGCCCACCCTGGACAGCGCGCTGCGCCGGCTGTCCGCGGCCGCCGACCACTCCAAGCTGTCCTTCGCGGTCGCCGCCGCGCTCGCCCTGCGCGGCGGCCGCCCGCGTCGCGCCGCGGCGCTCGGTGTCGCGGCCATCGGCGTCGCCTCGGCGACCGCGAACCTGCTGGGCAAGCAGCTCGTACGCCGCCCGCGACCGCACCGCGCCGAGGACTCGCCGTTCCCGGGGCGGCACGTGCCGATGCCGCACTCGGCGTCCTTCCCGTCCGGGCACACCGCCTCGGCCGTCGCCTTCGCGGCCGCGGTCGGTCCGACCCTGCCGGTCTCCGCGGTGCCGCTGGGCCTGCTCGCCTGCGCGGTGGGCTACTCGCGGGTCCACACCGGGGTGCACTACCCGGGCGATGTCGTGGCCGGAGCGCTGCTGGGCACGGGCTCGGCGGCGCTGGTCCTGGCGCTCACCGCCCGTAAGGACGCCTGA
- a CDS encoding class I SAM-dependent methyltransferase — protein sequence MTARESHTTTKGTGLVGEDGGQRAARVFDALGPVYEKAFAHSDAHRRSLEWLLGRLAPGGRVLDVGSGTGRPTAETLVRAGHHVLGIDVSPVMVELAARQVPDAEFRCLDARELPLEESSLDAVCVYFSLLQLDRAQQSELIGRLARALRPGGSLALATVPLDVVGVDAVFMGQPVRVTSFAGEDLVDVVTGAGLTVLAEENVLFTPDHPEAVPEPHLFLHCGRQ from the coding sequence ATGACGGCGCGGGAATCACACACCACCACGAAGGGAACCGGCTTGGTCGGCGAGGACGGCGGGCAGCGTGCGGCGCGGGTGTTCGACGCGCTGGGGCCCGTGTACGAGAAGGCGTTCGCGCACTCGGATGCGCACCGCAGATCCCTGGAGTGGCTGCTGGGGCGGCTCGCCCCGGGCGGTCGGGTGCTGGACGTCGGCAGCGGGACGGGGCGGCCGACGGCCGAGACCCTCGTCCGGGCGGGCCACCACGTGCTGGGCATCGACGTCTCCCCCGTCATGGTGGAGCTGGCCGCCCGGCAGGTGCCCGACGCGGAGTTCCGGTGTCTCGACGCACGTGAACTTCCGCTGGAAGAAAGCTCGTTGGACGCGGTCTGCGTGTACTTCTCGCTGCTTCAGCTGGACCGGGCGCAGCAGTCCGAGCTGATCGGGCGGCTGGCCCGGGCGCTCCGGCCGGGAGGCAGTCTCGCGCTCGCCACCGTGCCGCTGGACGTGGTGGGGGTCGACGCCGTGTTCATGGGGCAGCCCGTGCGGGTGACCAGCTTCGCCGGCGAGGATCTCGTCGACGTGGTCACCGGGGCCGGTCTGACCGTGCTGGCCGAGGAGAACGTGCTGTTCACCCCCGACCATCCCGAGGCCGTGCCGGAGCCCCACCTCTTCCTCCACTGCGGCAGGCAGTAG
- a CDS encoding cytochrome P450, with amino-acid sequence MGDARESVRKVERGRGGPDCPVRRGADGTWEVRGYAAAREVLRATDTVQAGLGIETVEKLPARIRRPVLYQDGPGHREQRRQTARFFTPRHVDEHYRELMTRVAEEQTAALRAAGTAQLSDLGFTMAVEVVSDILGLTHSRPGLKSRLERFFPEEFGQPGLTSLRGLYWLLRQNTNWLRIHLADVRPAIRAHQKRERDDLISHLLAEGCSGAEILGECLTYAAAGMVTTREFICVAAWHLFDDPELLGRYRAAEEPERLDLLREILRLEPVVGRLSRRATAPMRVGEASIGAGELLTVFVDEANADPDVVGRDPDLLRPGRLRDLGPGPAGFAFGDGAHRCPGAAVAVLEADVLLSRLFALDGLRMTGRPRVSFKDEIGGYEIRELTVTVPRSAK; translated from the coding sequence ATGGGGGACGCGCGGGAGAGCGTGCGGAAGGTCGAGCGGGGGCGCGGCGGGCCGGACTGCCCGGTGCGCCGTGGCGCGGACGGCACCTGGGAGGTCCGTGGGTACGCGGCCGCCCGTGAGGTGCTGCGCGCCACGGACACGGTGCAGGCCGGACTCGGCATCGAGACCGTGGAGAAGCTGCCGGCGCGCATCCGCCGTCCCGTGCTCTACCAGGACGGTCCCGGACACCGCGAACAGCGGCGGCAGACCGCCCGGTTCTTCACGCCACGGCACGTGGACGAGCACTACCGCGAGCTGATGACTCGGGTCGCCGAGGAGCAGACGGCGGCTCTCCGGGCCGCCGGTACGGCACAGCTGTCCGACCTGGGCTTCACCATGGCGGTCGAGGTGGTGAGCGACATTCTCGGACTCACCCACAGCCGCCCGGGTCTGAAGTCCAGGCTGGAGCGCTTCTTCCCCGAGGAGTTCGGGCAGCCGGGGCTGACCAGCCTCCGGGGTCTCTACTGGCTGCTGCGCCAGAACACGAACTGGCTGCGCATCCATCTCGCCGACGTCCGCCCGGCGATCCGTGCGCACCAGAAGCGGGAGCGGGACGACCTGATCTCCCATCTGTTGGCCGAGGGATGCTCGGGCGCGGAGATCCTCGGTGAGTGCCTGACGTACGCGGCGGCGGGCATGGTCACCACCCGTGAGTTCATCTGCGTCGCCGCCTGGCATCTGTTCGACGACCCGGAGCTGCTCGGCCGGTACCGCGCGGCCGAGGAGCCGGAGCGGCTGGATCTGCTCCGGGAGATCCTGCGGCTCGAGCCCGTCGTGGGACGCCTGTCCCGCCGGGCCACCGCGCCGATGCGGGTCGGTGAGGCGTCGATCGGCGCCGGTGAGCTGCTCACGGTCTTCGTCGACGAGGCCAACGCGGACCCGGACGTCGTGGGCCGCGACCCGGACCTGCTGCGGCCCGGCCGGTTGCGGGACCTGGGGCCGGGGCCGGCGGGGTTCGCCTTCGGCGACGGCGCCCACCGATGTCCGGGCGCCGCTGTCGCCGTCCTGGAGGCGGACGTCCTGCTCAGTCGGCTCTTCGCGCTGGACGGTCTCCGGATGACCGGCAGGCCGCGGGTGTCGTTCAAGGACGAGATCGGCGGCTACGAGATCCGGGAACTGACGGTGACCGTGCCGAGGTCGGCGAAGTGA